In a single window of the Halobacteriovorax sp. HLS genome:
- a CDS encoding NAD(P)/FAD-dependent oxidoreductase, with translation MSEKIYDVAIIGGGSAGTMAALRSVLNNDETILFPGTGKDKKKSRAMWVTKVENMPGHLEYKKGIEQPNRESLTWLSEESELKDKFHWMKNKGITEIKKEGDLFILKDNKEELYKANYVIIATGVMDVQPMIQGEMAPVFPYANNQSIDYCLRCDGHHIYGKETGIIGHGNGAGWVAAMLYERYQPPAMKIFTNGETPEFDEEVSALIEKYGIEVYEGEILGINGDTKAGKLESFEVMGDGVIDVQMSFVSLGMIVYNELAKSLGAEVDNRGFVITNEKGETNIDRLYVAGDLRAGVKKQIYTAWDTAVDSADDINARIRRFKRNQ, from the coding sequence ATGAGTGAAAAAATATATGACGTAGCAATTATTGGAGGAGGTTCAGCGGGAACAATGGCCGCCTTAAGATCTGTTTTAAATAATGATGAAACTATTCTATTTCCAGGAACGGGAAAAGATAAGAAAAAATCTAGAGCAATGTGGGTGACTAAGGTCGAGAACATGCCTGGGCACTTAGAGTATAAAAAAGGTATTGAACAACCTAATAGAGAATCATTAACTTGGTTGTCTGAAGAAAGTGAACTTAAAGATAAGTTTCATTGGATGAAGAATAAGGGAATTACTGAAATTAAAAAGGAAGGAGATCTCTTTATTCTAAAAGATAATAAAGAGGAACTATATAAGGCCAATTACGTCATTATTGCTACTGGAGTTATGGACGTTCAGCCTATGATTCAAGGTGAGATGGCACCAGTATTTCCATATGCAAATAATCAGTCCATAGACTACTGCCTTAGATGTGATGGACATCATATTTATGGAAAAGAAACTGGAATTATAGGTCACGGAAATGGTGCTGGTTGGGTTGCAGCGATGTTGTATGAGAGGTATCAACCACCGGCAATGAAAATATTTACAAATGGTGAGACTCCAGAGTTTGATGAAGAAGTGAGTGCCCTAATTGAAAAGTATGGTATCGAAGTTTACGAGGGAGAAATTCTTGGAATTAATGGCGATACTAAGGCAGGAAAGCTTGAGTCTTTCGAAGTTATGGGAGACGGAGTAATTGATGTTCAAATGAGCTTTGTCTCTCTTGGAATGATTGTTTACAACGAGTTGGCGAAGTCTCTAGGTGCAGAAGTCGATAATAGAGGTTTTGTAATAACTAATGAAAAGGGTGAGACTAATATTGATCGATTATATGTTGCAGGGGATTTGAGAGCAGGTGTAAAAAAACAAATCTATACTGCTTGGGACACCGCTGTTGATAGTGCCGATGATATTAATGCCCGTATAAGAAGATTTAAGAGAAACCAATAA
- a CDS encoding 2Fe-2S iron-sulfur cluster-binding protein has product MHTVSLVELAEDGETLSENVLTFEVAEGQVLWESLELQGHELPSGCLAGSCGSCRINVIEGEENLSKLSVIEKDTIDHLNESYLETHGKDWIEGKNLRLSCRSKVFGDIKIHVLKK; this is encoded by the coding sequence ATGCACACTGTGTCACTCGTAGAACTTGCTGAGGACGGGGAAACTCTATCAGAAAATGTATTAACTTTTGAAGTTGCTGAGGGTCAAGTCCTCTGGGAATCTCTTGAATTACAAGGACATGAGCTACCTAGTGGTTGTCTCGCAGGCTCTTGTGGCTCTTGTAGAATCAATGTCATTGAGGGGGAAGAAAACCTATCAAAACTAAGTGTTATTGAAAAAGATACTATTGACCACTTAAACGAATCATATTTAGAGACCCATGGTAAAGACTGGATTGAAGGCAAAAACTTAAGACTATCGTGCCGCTCTAAAGTATTTGGGGATATAAAAATTCACGTACTAAAGAAGTAA
- a CDS encoding L-aspartate oxidase has protein sequence MEYKFDVTIIGCGISGLTAAAKLAKTGMKVGILTREADPNLSNTYWAQGGIIYSDTQDKDLINDISKASAYTSNLLAAEILKDRSGDILKEVLLEEANTEFARDDSGELLYTREAAHSIDRILYQGDFTGKSIQISLINMLKDKNRFPNVHILTKHTAIDLLTPMHHGVTLQQRYEDNNVVGLYALNQETREVAKIISKFTILATGGVGGLYLHHSNSEGARGDGHAMAKRAGAVLTNMEFIQFHPTTFFDSSSHRRFLISEAVRGEGGILVNSNGVAFMEKYHPDRELAPRDVVSRAIADEIIETRHDCVYLDITHKDSEWIKERFPTIYKHCLEKNVDITKEPIPVVPAAHYTCGGVKTDLKGRTNLEGLYAVGEVACTGLHGANRLASTSLLEGLTWGYIAAEDILKRIDTFNHYDGYKIQDWRKGHLEADVALVAQDWLTLKQTMWNYVGLTRTSHRLKRADAMFSELYDEIQRFYKNAELRDSLIGLRNAVEVGYMVLNSSRRNNESVGCFYRKN, from the coding sequence ATGGAATATAAATTCGATGTCACAATAATTGGTTGTGGAATTTCTGGACTTACTGCCGCTGCTAAGTTGGCAAAGACTGGAATGAAGGTAGGAATACTTACACGTGAGGCAGACCCGAATTTATCTAATACATATTGGGCCCAGGGTGGAATTATTTATTCTGATACTCAAGATAAAGATTTAATTAATGATATTTCTAAAGCATCTGCTTATACATCTAATTTATTGGCCGCCGAAATATTAAAAGATCGTTCTGGAGATATTCTAAAAGAAGTTTTATTAGAAGAAGCAAATACTGAATTTGCTCGAGATGATTCTGGTGAACTCTTGTATACTAGAGAAGCCGCGCACTCTATTGATCGAATTTTGTATCAAGGAGATTTCACAGGGAAGTCAATTCAGATCTCTCTTATTAATATGTTAAAAGATAAGAATAGATTTCCTAATGTTCATATCCTTACAAAACATACTGCGATAGATCTCTTGACTCCAATGCATCACGGTGTCACGCTTCAGCAAAGATATGAAGATAATAATGTTGTTGGACTGTATGCTCTTAATCAAGAAACTAGAGAAGTTGCAAAAATCATATCGAAATTTACAATCTTGGCAACTGGTGGTGTTGGTGGTTTATACCTACATCATTCGAACTCGGAAGGCGCAAGAGGTGATGGACATGCAATGGCCAAGAGGGCAGGAGCGGTTCTTACTAATATGGAGTTTATTCAATTTCATCCAACAACATTCTTTGATTCCTCTTCACATAGAAGATTTCTAATCTCTGAAGCCGTTAGAGGTGAGGGAGGAATTCTTGTTAATTCAAATGGCGTCGCGTTTATGGAGAAGTATCATCCAGATCGAGAGCTTGCGCCAAGAGATGTCGTTTCTAGAGCGATTGCAGATGAAATAATTGAAACAAGGCACGACTGCGTTTATTTAGATATCACACATAAAGATAGCGAATGGATAAAAGAGAGGTTCCCTACAATTTATAAGCACTGTCTTGAAAAGAATGTTGATATAACTAAAGAGCCTATCCCGGTTGTTCCCGCCGCTCATTATACATGTGGTGGAGTTAAGACTGACTTGAAAGGAAGGACTAATTTAGAAGGTTTATATGCTGTTGGAGAAGTTGCCTGTACAGGTCTTCATGGAGCAAATAGGCTAGCTTCGACTTCTTTACTTGAAGGACTGACTTGGGGATATATAGCTGCAGAAGATATTTTAAAAAGAATCGATACTTTTAATCACTATGATGGGTATAAAATCCAAGATTGGCGAAAAGGACATCTCGAAGCCGACGTTGCACTTGTTGCCCAAGATTGGCTAACTCTTAAGCAAACTATGTGGAACTATGTTGGATTAACTAGAACTTCTCATCGACTTAAAAGAGCTGATGCTATGTTTAGTGAGTTGTATGATGAGATTCAGCGCTTTTATAAAAATGCTGAATTAAGAGATAGTTTAATCGGACTTAGAAATGCAGTCGAAGTTGGTTACATGGTTTTAAACTCTTCAAGAAGAAATAATGAATCAGTAGGTTGTTTCTACAGAAAGAACTAA
- a CDS encoding A/G-specific adenine glycosylase, whose protein sequence is MLTKLQKWSQSQHSHLIWRKNRSLYLTLVSEIMLQQTTVSTVSNHIESFLKKFPDLKTLSKASEDEVCIAWKGLGYYRRARNLLNAAKEIQTNFNGEIPLDFNELKKIKGIGDYTANAILAIGGNKRALALDANLERVIARFYGIKTIKGVKLQKDIYERFSNKEILPQMRNGNARKINEALMDLGRVYCQARKADCLLCPISKDCISYNQNLAHIIPVKESVAKEKFELELLRIIVKDRKKILGYVKSDKEWLQGQVELPTFILSSEDKTLKQYPVKKMSISTKELKSFKTTITKYKIKNYILELSKDRLGDLGINLDDYTFRSSDINKTNFSTASIKALRISN, encoded by the coding sequence ATGCTTACAAAACTACAGAAATGGTCGCAATCCCAACATTCTCATTTGATCTGGAGAAAGAATAGGTCTCTGTACCTTACTCTCGTCTCAGAAATTATGTTGCAACAAACAACTGTTTCGACTGTTAGTAATCATATAGAAAGTTTTTTAAAGAAATTTCCTGACTTAAAAACCCTCTCGAAAGCTTCTGAAGACGAAGTTTGTATCGCATGGAAAGGCCTGGGCTACTATAGAAGAGCAAGAAACCTTTTAAACGCGGCAAAAGAGATTCAGACAAATTTCAATGGTGAGATTCCTCTTGATTTTAATGAACTAAAAAAGATTAAAGGAATAGGAGATTATACAGCAAATGCAATCCTTGCAATTGGTGGCAATAAAAGAGCGCTCGCCTTAGATGCGAATTTAGAGAGAGTAATTGCTCGTTTTTATGGGATCAAAACTATTAAAGGCGTAAAACTTCAAAAAGATATTTATGAAAGATTTTCGAATAAAGAGATCCTTCCGCAAATGCGTAATGGTAATGCAAGAAAGATAAACGAAGCTTTGATGGACTTAGGACGTGTCTATTGCCAAGCTCGCAAAGCCGACTGCCTACTTTGTCCAATTTCTAAAGACTGTATTTCTTATAATCAAAACTTAGCACATATCATTCCTGTTAAGGAAAGTGTTGCAAAAGAAAAATTCGAACTAGAGTTGCTACGAATAATTGTAAAAGATAGAAAGAAAATCTTAGGTTATGTAAAGAGCGATAAAGAGTGGTTGCAAGGTCAGGTTGAGCTACCAACTTTTATTCTTAGTAGCGAAGATAAGACTTTGAAACAATATCCTGTAAAAAAGATGAGTATATCTACAAAGGAATTGAAATCATTTAAGACGACAATTACTAAATATAAAATTAAAAACTATATTCTCGAACTTTCTAAAGATCGTCTTGGTGATTTAGGGATTAATTTAGATGATTATACTTTTAGATCTTCAGATATAAATAAAACAAATTTCTCAACGGCGTCAATTAAAGCATTACGCATATCCAATTAG
- a CDS encoding helix-turn-helix domain-containing protein gives MDNFNKDKIAEYLGVVRKYMQVRGALSQKELAELTGVGVSTMSRFLAQKTSDLNPQLIAKITAKLNIPLHEIIDFVEEDYSDHFIRLVKFYKEEGGLADVGPSDPVPASEASGPVSTNATEGSFEETFSDALGAGSAKKNVTAKIKVGGRTQNIPFETEGGRELTIKEKLEQLSPRQRAYMSDFLNLDMEGRDLIVDLGNDLFRFFRQKGMTI, from the coding sequence ATGGACAATTTCAATAAAGACAAAATTGCAGAATACCTAGGTGTGGTCCGTAAGTATATGCAAGTACGTGGGGCCTTGTCGCAAAAAGAATTGGCCGAACTAACGGGAGTTGGTGTTTCTACAATGAGTAGGTTCTTGGCCCAGAAAACATCTGATTTAAACCCACAATTAATTGCAAAGATTACCGCAAAGCTAAATATACCGCTGCATGAGATAATTGACTTCGTAGAAGAGGATTACTCCGATCATTTCATTAGATTGGTAAAGTTCTACAAAGAAGAAGGTGGCCTTGCTGATGTTGGTCCAAGTGATCCAGTCCCTGCTAGTGAAGCTTCTGGCCCAGTTTCTACTAACGCTACTGAAGGTTCGTTTGAAGAAACATTTTCTGATGCTTTAGGCGCAGGAAGTGCGAAAAAGAATGTGACTGCCAAGATAAAAGTAGGTGGAAGAACTCAAAATATACCATTTGAAACTGAGGGTGGTAGAGAGTTAACAATAAAAGAAAAGCTAGAACAACTTTCTCCGAGACAGAGAGCATACATGAGCGACTTCTTAAATTTAGATATGGAAGGTAGAGATTTGATCGTAGATCTTGGTAATGACCTCTTTAGATTTTTCCGTCAAAAAGGAATGACTATTTGA
- a CDS encoding Glu/Leu/Phe/Val dehydrogenase dimerization domain-containing protein — protein sequence MMSFERLYKDGHEEVIFFSDPSCNLKAIVAIHNTTLGPALGGTRMWPYASEEEAINDVLRLSKGMTYKAAVSGLNLGGGKAVIIGDPKTDKSEALFRSYGRFLESLNGRYITAEDVNIGVEDIEHVFTETSNVCGVAQVHGGSGNPSPYTAKGVFRGIEACCMQVWGDRSPKGKTVAIQGAGSVGRYLASYLVEAGAHVKVCDISESNLELLKETVPSIEVVGVNDIYDVDCDIYAPCALGATINDDTINRLKCKVVAGAANNQLAEDRHGEILKEKGILYAPDYLINAGGLMNVSIEFEGWSDDKSSRMVDTIYDTTLQVFAISQEQNIPVNKATDVLAESRIEAIKNINGKYLGNLGHRFPGRKTR from the coding sequence ATGATGAGCTTTGAAAGATTATATAAAGACGGACACGAAGAGGTAATTTTCTTTAGCGATCCAAGCTGTAATCTAAAGGCAATTGTTGCAATCCATAATACTACACTTGGACCAGCATTAGGTGGTACGAGAATGTGGCCTTATGCATCTGAAGAAGAAGCTATAAATGATGTACTAAGACTGTCTAAGGGAATGACTTATAAAGCAGCTGTATCTGGATTAAATCTAGGTGGTGGTAAAGCTGTTATTATTGGAGATCCAAAAACAGATAAGTCTGAAGCTCTATTTAGATCATACGGTAGATTTTTAGAATCATTAAACGGAAGATATATCACAGCAGAAGATGTGAATATTGGAGTTGAAGATATTGAACACGTATTTACTGAAACAAGTAATGTTTGTGGTGTTGCTCAGGTTCATGGTGGATCAGGTAACCCATCTCCGTATACAGCTAAAGGTGTATTCAGAGGAATTGAAGCATGTTGTATGCAGGTGTGGGGAGATAGATCTCCAAAAGGTAAGACTGTTGCAATTCAAGGAGCTGGTTCTGTTGGAAGATACTTAGCAAGCTATCTTGTAGAAGCGGGTGCACATGTTAAAGTGTGTGACATCAGTGAATCAAACTTAGAGCTTTTAAAAGAAACTGTTCCATCGATTGAAGTTGTTGGCGTGAATGATATTTATGATGTTGATTGCGATATCTATGCTCCATGTGCTCTAGGTGCAACAATTAATGACGATACAATCAATAGATTAAAGTGCAAGGTTGTAGCAGGTGCTGCTAATAACCAATTAGCTGAAGATCGCCATGGTGAAATCCTAAAAGAAAAAGGAATTCTTTATGCTCCTGATTATTTAATCAATGCTGGTGGATTAATGAACGTTTCTATTGAATTTGAAGGCTGGTCTGATGATAAGTCTTCAAGAATGGTAGATACAATTTACGATACTACTCTTCAGGTTTTTGCAATTTCTCAAGAACAGAATATTCCTGTAAATAAGGCAACAGATGTACTTGCTGAAAGCAGAATTGAGGCCATTAAGAATATCAATGGAAAATACCTTGGTAATCTTGGTCACAGATTCCCAGGTAGAAAAACTAGATAA
- a CDS encoding hemolysin family protein has protein sequence MIETYEIVALVACFLFSGIFSGSEAVLMSINIDRARQIIEAGGAKANALNFMVERPNELLTTILVGNNVVNIFASSLMTTITARVFSSDSIGIAVGITTFVILIFGEIIPKTFARTHAETLAVPTIRFLQSWYIVLFPIIKSIVWFITTFLGENAELTGRLITKLDIEYMVQKAEKENTIDSKQVDLLHSVLDFPKIKVKDIMIPRQKIKYLKTTMNYKEVLSVVEADAHSRFPVCEDELENMKGFLHVKELVFLDPDHRDSFKIENHLKTPFFVYEHMKIQAVFDHMNRKKVHLALVKDENGLVVGIITLEDIVEEIFGEIQDEHDEEEDSINKEYQESDLESGIYIEGSLSLRDLYNEFSIKIPLNDNYSTVSGFILDMLGNNFPEEGQIIVWEGLSFELKKVQDYEIREVRIQDVDGEKHFFSRRDAANAHDEDAGEAISDQSSTSKTPAV, from the coding sequence ATGATTGAGACCTATGAAATAGTCGCTCTTGTGGCCTGCTTTCTTTTTTCCGGTATTTTCTCTGGTTCAGAAGCTGTTTTAATGTCCATTAATATTGATAGAGCGCGACAAATAATTGAGGCCGGTGGAGCAAAGGCCAATGCTTTAAACTTTATGGTTGAAAGGCCTAATGAGCTACTGACTACTATCTTAGTTGGAAATAACGTTGTTAATATTTTTGCTTCGTCACTGATGACAACTATCACGGCCCGTGTTTTCTCTAGTGATTCAATTGGTATTGCCGTTGGTATTACAACTTTTGTAATTCTAATTTTTGGTGAAATTATTCCAAAAACTTTTGCCAGAACTCATGCTGAAACTTTAGCTGTACCTACAATTAGATTTCTTCAAAGTTGGTATATTGTTCTCTTTCCAATTATTAAAAGTATCGTTTGGTTCATTACAACATTCTTGGGTGAGAATGCTGAATTAACAGGTCGACTAATTACGAAATTAGATATTGAGTACATGGTTCAAAAAGCAGAAAAAGAAAATACGATAGACTCTAAACAGGTTGACCTTCTTCACTCTGTTTTAGATTTCCCTAAAATTAAAGTTAAAGATATTATGATTCCTAGGCAAAAAATCAAGTATCTTAAAACGACAATGAACTATAAAGAAGTCTTAAGTGTCGTCGAAGCCGATGCCCACTCGAGATTCCCCGTTTGTGAAGATGAGCTTGAAAATATGAAAGGCTTTCTTCATGTAAAAGAACTTGTTTTCCTTGACCCTGATCATAGGGATTCATTTAAAATTGAAAATCATTTAAAAACACCTTTTTTCGTATATGAGCATATGAAGATTCAAGCAGTCTTTGATCATATGAATAGAAAGAAAGTTCACCTTGCTCTAGTTAAAGATGAGAATGGACTTGTTGTTGGAATTATCACTCTTGAAGATATCGTTGAAGAAATTTTTGGAGAGATTCAAGATGAGCACGATGAGGAAGAAGATTCAATCAATAAAGAATATCAAGAAAGTGATCTTGAGTCTGGAATTTATATTGAAGGCTCCCTTTCTTTAAGAGATCTCTATAATGAATTTAGTATAAAGATTCCTTTAAATGACAACTATTCAACCGTATCGGGATTCATTTTAGATATGCTGGGTAATAATTTTCCTGAAGAAGGACAAATTATTGTTTGGGAAGGTCTCTCTTTTGAGCTGAAAAAAGTTCAAGACTATGAGATTAGAGAAGTTCGAATTCAAGATGTAGACGGCGAGAAGCACTTCTTTTCTAGACGTGACGCCGCAAATGCTCATGATGAGGATGCTGGTGAAGCTATTTCTGACCAATCTAGTACCTCAAAGACTCCTGCTGTATAA
- a CDS encoding thiamine pyrophosphate-dependent enzyme codes for MLDKTKGPKEMSSKKLKVLSGEEKLKLAKKYKLKKEDLVALLRNIFVSRKLDDAEISMKKQSKAFFQISGAGHEAVLSAAAKAMKPKYDWFIPYYRDRALCTGLGVTPYEMLCQANGNVGDTASHGRQMPAHWGNVNLNIVTKSSCTGTQFLQACGVAEAGEYLTNLAASGETLEGMDFHDDEVVYTSCGDGTTSQGEFWEGMTTACVNKLPVLFHVEDNGYAISTPTFVQTPGGSISKAMKDFPSLKVIECNGNCPIESYAAFVEAVEHIRKKKGPALVHSHVTRPYSHSLSDDQSMYRTTEELEEEKKIDCFVSYPETLIKTGMMTREEIDALLKEVSAEVREAMTKAIATEWPKPEDSLKHLFSEDVNIASSEFDTTPLLEGNDDIPMAGAINAVLKSEFSSNPLLRMFGEDVADFSQLEKLDNPDLKGKGGVFKVSSGVQRASKEGQVFNSALAEANIIGRAIGMAMRGIKPVVEIQFFDYIWTAYMQLKNEMATTRYRSGGDFKCPMVVRVPIGGYLRGGAMYHSQCGESLFTHIPGICVAYPSNAADAAGLLRTAIRADDPVMFLEHKHLYYQGYNRTADTGSEYMIPFGKARIAREGTDATVVAWGALVQKSIEAAKRLDSEGFSVEVIDLRTLAPFDMDAIKESLSKTNRLLIAHEETKTSGFAGEITARVNEECFEALDAPVLRVAAKDTHVPYCPTSEDYVLPQIDDVYNQLKKLLSY; via the coding sequence ATGCTCGATAAAACAAAGGGACCAAAAGAAATGAGTTCTAAGAAATTAAAAGTACTTTCTGGTGAAGAAAAATTAAAATTAGCGAAAAAATATAAGTTAAAAAAAGAAGATCTAGTCGCTCTTTTAAGAAATATTTTTGTATCTAGAAAATTAGATGATGCAGAAATTTCAATGAAAAAACAGTCTAAGGCATTCTTTCAAATTTCTGGTGCTGGACACGAAGCGGTTCTTTCTGCTGCGGCCAAAGCAATGAAGCCTAAGTACGATTGGTTTATTCCTTATTACAGAGATAGAGCTCTTTGTACGGGTCTAGGTGTAACTCCATATGAAATGCTTTGTCAGGCAAATGGAAATGTTGGTGATACAGCTTCTCATGGAAGACAAATGCCTGCTCATTGGGGAAATGTTAATTTAAATATTGTTACAAAATCATCTTGTACTGGAACTCAGTTTCTACAGGCATGTGGTGTCGCAGAAGCTGGAGAGTACCTCACTAATCTTGCGGCTAGTGGTGAGACTTTAGAAGGGATGGACTTTCATGATGATGAAGTTGTCTACACATCTTGTGGTGATGGAACAACTTCTCAAGGAGAGTTTTGGGAAGGAATGACAACTGCGTGTGTTAATAAGCTACCAGTTTTATTTCATGTTGAAGACAATGGTTACGCAATTTCGACGCCTACTTTTGTTCAAACTCCGGGTGGATCAATCTCTAAGGCAATGAAAGACTTTCCAAGTCTAAAAGTTATTGAATGTAACGGTAACTGTCCAATTGAATCTTACGCTGCTTTCGTTGAAGCAGTAGAGCATATTAGAAAGAAAAAAGGTCCAGCACTTGTTCACTCTCATGTAACAAGACCTTACTCTCATTCTTTGTCTGATGATCAATCAATGTATAGAACGACTGAAGAGCTTGAAGAGGAAAAGAAAATCGATTGTTTTGTTTCTTACCCTGAGACTTTAATTAAAACAGGAATGATGACAAGAGAAGAGATCGATGCACTTTTAAAAGAAGTTTCTGCAGAAGTTAGAGAAGCGATGACAAAGGCAATTGCAACAGAGTGGCCGAAGCCTGAAGACTCTTTAAAGCATCTATTTTCTGAAGACGTAAATATTGCTTCATCTGAGTTTGATACTACGCCTTTACTTGAAGGTAATGACGATATTCCAATGGCCGGAGCAATAAACGCTGTTCTAAAGAGCGAGTTCTCATCAAACCCTCTACTTAGAATGTTTGGTGAAGACGTGGCAGATTTCTCACAATTAGAAAAACTCGATAACCCAGATCTAAAAGGTAAGGGTGGTGTTTTTAAGGTTTCTTCAGGAGTTCAAAGAGCTTCTAAAGAAGGACAGGTATTTAACTCGGCACTAGCTGAAGCAAATATCATTGGTCGTGCTATTGGTATGGCCATGAGAGGTATTAAGCCGGTTGTTGAAATTCAGTTCTTCGATTATATCTGGACTGCATATATGCAATTAAAAAATGAAATGGCGACAACTCGTTACCGCTCTGGTGGAGACTTCAAGTGTCCAATGGTTGTTAGAGTCCCAATTGGTGGATACTTAAGAGGTGGTGCTATGTACCACTCACAATGTGGAGAATCTCTCTTTACTCATATTCCAGGTATTTGTGTTGCATACCCATCAAATGCAGCCGATGCGGCAGGATTATTAAGAACTGCAATTCGTGCAGATGATCCAGTTATGTTCTTAGAACATAAGCACCTTTACTATCAAGGGTACAATAGAACTGCTGATACAGGTTCTGAGTATATGATTCCATTTGGTAAGGCTAGAATAGCTCGAGAAGGAACAGATGCAACTGTAGTCGCTTGGGGAGCTCTGGTTCAAAAATCTATCGAAGCTGCAAAAAGACTAGACAGTGAAGGGTTCTCTGTTGAGGTTATCGATTTAAGAACTCTTGCTCCTTTTGATATGGATGCAATTAAAGAATCTCTTTCTAAAACGAATAGGCTTCTTATTGCTCACGAAGAAACTAAGACCTCTGGGTTTGCTGGAGAAATTACAGCAAGAGTTAATGAAGAGTGTTTTGAGGCTTTAGATGCGCCTGTTTTAAGAGTCGCTGCTAAAGATACTCATGTTCCTTATTGTCCTACTTCTGAAGACTATGTTCTTCCTCAGATCGATGATGTCTATAATCAACTCAAAAAATTACTTTCATACTAG
- a CDS encoding pentapeptide repeat-containing protein: MKTLTQFFNPLMNEAQEDAQYEVIENMTLDTKEFKGLSISGSLFSLTTFKNVSFESCVFYGSKIENCKFINCKFINCDFQFSSVSHSNFTGTHFVNCNWDFSPIRKSEFNFSHLDAKTVYYASNEDNFLSSCISNVDQSWEQAIAAEEAVVPLKQEQTATFTELLENFLFGKQAA; encoded by the coding sequence ATGAAAACTCTAACTCAATTTTTTAATCCTTTAATGAATGAGGCCCAAGAAGACGCACAGTATGAAGTTATTGAAAATATGACTCTAGATACTAAAGAATTCAAGGGGTTGAGTATTTCAGGTTCTCTCTTCTCTCTCACTACCTTTAAGAATGTTTCCTTTGAGTCCTGTGTCTTTTATGGGTCAAAAATTGAGAATTGCAAGTTCATCAACTGTAAATTCATCAATTGCGACTTCCAATTTTCAAGTGTTTCGCACAGCAATTTTACTGGGACTCACTTTGTTAATTGCAATTGGGACTTTAGTCCAATTAGAAAGAGTGAGTTTAACTTCTCTCATCTTGACGCAAAAACAGTATATTACGCATCAAATGAGGACAATTTTTTAAGTTCTTGTATTAGCAACGTAGATCAAAGCTGGGAGCAAGCAATTGCAGCAGAGGAAGCTGTAGTACCACTAAAACAAGAGCAAACTGCAACCTTTACTGAACTTTTGGAGAACTTTCTCTTCGGTAAACAAGCAGCTTAA
- the nadC gene encoding carboxylating nicotinate-nucleotide diphosphorylase, with protein sequence MSQNLFEKSILKDMEYFFSEDDLSRNHSYISQLPDELVSCSLKIKDDMILSGLPYFVAAFNYLGAQLDWNIFKEYEGKQFSKSDLSQINFTLPFSLALTGERIALNLLQRSSSIATFTNKFATLAAKRGIKILDTRKTTPGLRGLEKYSVKQGGGFNHRLGQSDVWMVKDNHKSFFGGVKQAVEYFRNMNGFYTPIEVEIHDIDELKIAFDLGVNHLMLDNFTPEQIKEAISLKKNGVTYEASGGINLSSLESYLIEGLDAISVGSITYGAPSVDLSLKYQRD encoded by the coding sequence ATGAGTCAAAACTTATTTGAAAAATCAATTCTTAAAGATATGGAATATTTTTTCAGTGAAGACGATCTCTCACGAAATCATTCTTATATTTCGCAACTACCAGATGAACTTGTTAGTTGTTCTCTAAAAATTAAAGATGATATGATCCTCAGTGGTCTCCCATACTTTGTCGCGGCCTTTAACTACCTCGGAGCACAATTAGATTGGAATATATTTAAAGAGTATGAAGGTAAGCAATTTTCTAAGTCAGATCTTTCTCAGATTAACTTTACACTTCCGTTTTCACTCGCTCTAACTGGTGAAAGAATAGCTTTAAATCTTTTACAAAGATCTTCTTCAATAGCAACCTTTACAAATAAATTTGCAACCCTTGCGGCAAAGCGGGGAATAAAAATTCTCGACACGAGAAAAACAACTCCAGGCTTAAGAGGTCTTGAGAAATACTCTGTTAAGCAAGGTGGTGGCTTTAATCATCGTCTAGGACAAAGTGATGTCTGGATGGTTAAAGATAATCATAAATCTTTCTTTGGGGGAGTTAAACAAGCCGTTGAATATTTTAGAAATATGAATGGGTTCTACACACCAATCGAAGTTGAAATTCATGATATTGATGAGCTGAAAATCGCATTTGATTTAGGCGTAAATCATTTAATGTTAGATAACTTTACTCCTGAACAAATTAAAGAAGCTATCTCTCTAAAGAAAAATGGTGTCACTTATGAAGCATCCGGAGGAATTAATCTTAGTTCTCTTGAAAGTTATTTAATAGAAGGACTAGATGCAATTAGTGTTGGGTCAATCACATATGGTGCTCCAAGTGTAGACTTGTCACTTAAATATCAAAGAGATTAA